In the Enterococcus rotai genome, TCGATCATTCCTGCATCTTCTGAAACAGGGATAAACGCACCTGATAATCCTCCAACATGATTACATGCCATCACGCCGCCTTTTTTTACTGCATCATTCAATAAAGCTAGTGCAGCAGTCGTTCCATGTGTCCCAACACTTTCTAAACCCATCTCTTCTAAAATGTAAGCCACACTATCACCCACAGCCGGCGTTGGAGCTAACGATAGATCCACAATGCCAAAGGGAACATTCAAACGTTCTGACGCAATTTTCCCAACTAGTTGACCCATTCTAGTAATTTTAAATGCCGTTTGTTTGACGACTTCTGCGACTACATCAAAAGGTTCTCCTTTGACCTTCTCTAATGCACGTTTGACAACGCCAGGTCCACTCACACCAACATTGATTACGCAATCAGCTTCCCCCACACCATGAAAAGCACCCGCCATAAAGGGATTATCTTCCACCGCATTTGCAAATACGACTAATTTAGCACAACCCATATCAGATTGGGCCGCCGTTTCTTTGATGACATACCCCATATGACGAACAGCATCCATATTGATCCCAGCTCTTGTTGAACCGATATTTACTGAAGAACAAACAAATTCGGTTTCAGCTAAAGCTTGCGGAATAGAATTGATCAAAATCTCATCTCCGTGTTGATACCCTTTTTCAACTAAAGCACTAAATCCACCGATAAAATTAACCCCAACTGCTCGAGCCGCTTTGTCTAAAACCTTCGCATATTTAACATAATTTGAATCCGAACTAGCTGCTGCTACGATTCCAATCGGCGTTACAGAAATCCGCTTGTTGATGATTGGAATCCCGTACTCAGATTCAATCTCTTCTCCAACTTTGACTAGATTCTTCGCTAAACGCGTTATTTTGTCATAAATTTTTTGACAAGCACGATCACTGTCACTATCAATACAATCTAACAATGAAATCCCCATTGTAATGGTTCTAATATCTAAATTTTCTTCTTCGATCATACGGATCGTTTCCAAAATCTGATTTGTTTCCAAAATGATTCCTCCTAATTTTAAAAGCTGAATGAGCTTGTTTAGTTCTGACAGAAAAATAGAAAATCATACCTGAGGCGCCTTTTGCCTCATTTGTGGTTTATCTTTTCCCCAAAGTGCTAGCTGATGGAACGGACCTTTATTATAGTTTATGCATAACATTGAAGATTTCTTCATTTTGAATACTGATTGTCACGCCTAATTTTTCTCCTAACGTGTTCAATTCAGAACGAATCTCCTCAAAATCACTTTTTTCTTTAGAAATTTCTAACACCATCATCATTGTAAAATAGCTATCCATGATCGTTTGAGAAACATCAAGAATATTCATATCAAGCTCAGCTAATTTTTGACTAACACCTGCAATAATTCCTACTTTGTCTTTCCCAATTACAGTTAATACTGCGCGCATATCCATTCCTCCTAATTTTAAAAGCTAAGTGAGCTCGTTTAGCAACGACTGAAAAATAGAAAAACAAGACTGAGGCGCTCTCTGCCTCATTCAGGTTTTATCTTTTTTCCGAGGTGCTAGCCCATGAAGCTAGATAATTTTAAAAGCTGATCAAACTATCCATCTTCTAATCCTAAATAAGTTTTTCCTATTATATCATAATTTGTTTGATTATTAACAAAAAATCAGAACGAAAGACTCATAAAAAGAAATATCGTTCGTTTTTTATATAGATCAAGAAAAACTTCTGAGATTTAGCAGAGTCTCAGAAGTTTTCTTTATACTATTTTAGTGAATTGTTCTTTGCAAGTTGAACAGGTTACTTTAATCTTTCCTTTTCCTTTTGGTGCCCGTAATTGTTGTTTACAATTTGGGCATTTAAAAAAAGTATAGATCTTACGTGCCTGAACTTTTTCCTTTGCATTGGTGAATTTCTTTCTTAATTGCTGCATTATTAAGACATAACGCGTATTTTCATTGGAACGTGGATAGATTCTTTTTGAGAAAAAGCGGTAGTTAATCCAGACTAAAAGAGCTGCTGCTAACCAAAAAGCAATTGAAGTTGGTATGAATAGGTTTAGCAATAGCAAGACTAAACTGCTTTTCATCAACATATTGTTCAACCGATCCATCTGAGCATATCTTCCTATCAATAATTTTTGAATCTTTGCATTCCAACGAAGTAATCGTTCAAGCCAAATTTGTCCCATATAATCCCTCTTTTCTTAGCTATTATCTCAATCAATGAGTATTCTTTCAAGGGGGAAAATGAGACAAATAAATCAAAAATAAATTTGGTTGATTTTCATAATTTCGTCTTTGATCTTCTCTTTTAATTCGGTTGGTTTTACCACTTCAATAGCAGAACCAAATGATAGCAAGTAAGCAGTCAACCACGTTCCTTCCACCTGCCAACTTTTCACCACCGTATATTCTGCAAACTCCTCTAATTCAAGATCTAGTATGTCTTCTTGCACTCGATAGAGTAAATCATTTTTTATCTTGAATTCAATTAACATCTTTGAAAACTCTGGCTGATAATCTTTGATCAAATAGGCTTCATCAATATCATTTATTGAAATACTCAGGTTAGTCATTCGTCTTAATTTAAATAACCTAGTTGTTTTTCTAACACAACAATAGCCAGCTAAATACCACGCATTCTGTTTAAAAATCAATTTATTTGGCATTGCTTCTCTTGTTGATTTTTTGCCTTTGCCATTCGTATAGGAAAAAAGAATACATTTCTTTTGTTTTTTAGCTTTAGTAATCCGTTCAATCGCCACTGACTCATCTTCACGTCCCCAAGTTGAAAAATCAATATCGATCCACGGTTCCACTTCTTTGTTAAATAAGGAGGATAGCTTATTGACTAATGGTGTGACGTTTTTTAAATCGGTCGCTGCTAAATGCTGTAAAGCGAGCATAATCTGATCTTGTTCATCATCATCGACAAAAGTAGCGGACAACTGGTGCGTATCCAACAAACGAATCCCACCAGTTCGACCGCTTTGAGCATACACTGGAAATCCTAACGAGGATAATGTATCAATATCGCGGTAAATTGTACGTACAGAGACTTCCAACTGTTCAGCCAAGATTGTTGCTTTAATATTACTATGCAAGGTTAGAGAATGTAGAATATAAAACAATCTAGATAGACTATTCATAATCCTTAAAATCCAAAATCAACTTGCTATCTTCTCCAACGAAATCATATTGATATGAACCTGTTAGCCCCAATAGTTCTCCACTACTCTTAATGATCATCCCTGGAGAGTCAAGCAACCCTTTATCGAAAATTCCTTTTTCAGCCGCAGTAAAAGTTCCTGTTTTTCCTTTATATTGGCCTTCAAATAAAAGAAATCCACTGATTCTCGCAGTCGCCAAATGACCATCTTCTTTATTGCTTTCTAAATAGTATAGAAGATATTCTATCCACGCTTTGCCTTGTAGATCCCCTTCAAGCTCGTATTCTGCTTGAACTCGGTTCACAGAGAATTCCGGCTTTTGCTCATCCGCTGTTTGTTCGTCCCATTTTGTCACGTGAAATGTTGCATTCATACTTATTCCCCCTTATGAATAACAGAATAGCAAACATACGTTCTTTTTACAAGCGAACACTCCCATATTTTTTCACATTGAACTTCTCGCTAATTTAGTAAAAATTCTTTGATTTTCCGACTAAATACTGTCACATTTTCTGATTTGGATGCTGCTGTTGTCACATCTAGATGACCTGGGTCTTTCGACCAACCACCTGAATCTGCCGTTAAAAAAACACTCAATTTAGCTTCATCTTTATGCTTATTCATGTAATCTAGTGCTGGCTTGGGCGGATCACTTGATTGTACTGTTGACAATATAATGACTTTATCCCAATCCTCAAGTCTATTTTCTCCGATTTCTTCAACAGGTTCGACTTTTATATAAATATTTTCATCTGCTAAGTTATTTTTGACTTCATCGATTACATCATTTTTAAAGGCACGATCTTGCGTATAAATGACCGCTTTGTATGAATTTTCTTTATCCTTCAATTCTCCATTTATTTCATAACTTAAGCTAACATTTTGGATTCTGGCTATACGGTAATACCCTAAAAATCCAGCACCACCTAGAACAAGTAAAAAGATACTGATCACACCATACTTAAACGGTTTGTTTTTCCATAGTTTTTTCATTTATTTTTCCCACTTTCCTTTTTATTCATAGCGTAATGCTGTTATAAAATCTAATTTTACTGCTTTTGCAGCTGGATATAGTGCAAAAATCACTCCTAGTATTCCTGTTATTGCTAACGTAACGAACGCGTTAAGAGGGGCTACCTGAATAACTTGAGTAAAACCAATACTTGATTCAATCAACGGATTTGCCAGCAATTGAATCACATAAGCAAAAATGACCGAGATAACATTTGATAACACCATAATATAGATTGCTTCCATCCTGAATAGACGCTTGATATAATCTTTTTTGTACCCTATAGAATGCAAGACGGGATCTTTTTTGTTGTCGATCATAAAACTTTTGGATACTTTTTTTAGTTGATACATCTTACTCCTCCTATTATTGATCGTCTTTCATTTGATTTTTTTCCAGCCAAAGATAGACGAACACGATTGCAGCGGATAAACAAGTATTTAAAATAAAGGTACTCGGATAAAAGGTGCCCTCATTGACTGTAAATAGACTATTCATGTTGTGAGGGAAGTAATAGCGTGCGACGTCATTTAGTAGGACGATTACGATCCAACCAACAGCAATAACGAATGGTTTCGAAACATTTGGCAGCCAAAGCTGAGCGATAATACCTCTAAACAAGATCAAATAGCTAATCATCCCCGCCAAGTAAACTGCTATCTCTAGCGCTATAATCAATAGCTGAGTTCCTCCCAACGAAATCGTCGTGGCATTAAACACTAAGTTGACAGCCCCAATCACTAACACTTGAAAATAAGAAAGTAAGTACTTTGCAATGATTTTCTCAAATTCCGACTGTCCTGCTGTACTCGCTAGCGTTTGATGATTTGACTGTATATCAAGCTGATTGATCCGAAACGTCAATACAGCAGCGGCAATAACTGAGAGTAAGATCGGCAGACGTTCCCATTGAGATTCAGGCATGATCAATTGAAAAATTGATTTAGCAAAATAGCTAGTTAAAATTAATAGCACACTGCTCAAAAAAAACTTTTTACTTTTTTCATGATAAAAATTAAATAAATGAATCATCGGCTTCCTCCTCATAGATTTCTTTCAGGGATTTCCCCTTTCGTTCTCGTAAGTCTTCTAAATTAATGACATCACAATATCTAAAGGGATTCATAAACAAAACATCTGTAAATAACGTATCCATATCTTCGATAAAATTAGTGGAAACGATAATTATTTTGTTTTCACCACTAGCTTTTCTCAACATCTTTTTTACTTGAATACGGGAAGAATAGTCCAAGTAAGCAAAGGGTTCATCTAATAGAAGAAGACTTGTGGCTTTTGCATATTCACACACTAGTTTGACTTTGACTTTACTTCCTTCCGAAAGTTCTTGCCATTTTTGCTTAGGAGAAATCTGCCATAACTCCAGTTGCTCCACAGCTTTTTCTAACTGAAAGGTCGGAAACAAGATCCTGTATTCCAGTAAAATTTGTCGGATCGTTTCCGTAGGTTCAAAATAGTTTCTCGTTGAAACGTACGCAACACTTGTTTTAAAATTTACGCTGTTTTGCAGGTATCCATTATATTGAACCGTTCCTGCACTTACTTGTTTTTTCCCTGATATACAATCGAGCAACGTTGTTTTTCCTGTGCCATTTTTCCCGAGGATTCCAAGAATCTGACCTCCATTTAAATGAAAAGACAAATCTTGAAAAATGCTTTTCTTATAGTGCTTACCAATCTCTATTACTTGTAGTTTATTCATTTGCACTCCTCACAATCCGTTCAATGATATGCTCCCTTTCATTTTCTGTTAGTTCTAATTTTCGTAACTGCGTGATAAATGCTGCCAAATGCGCTTCAATCAATCGCAAACGTAAATCGTTGATTTTTTCGGTTTTATTTGTCACGAACTTCCCGATTCCTCTCTGACTGATCAAAATTTCTTCTTGTTCTAAAACACTGTAGGCTCTTTGAATCGTGGTTGGGTTCACTTCCATATCTTCGGCTAATTGCCTGACAGATGGAACTTTTTCATTTTGTTGCCAATGATTACTTGCGATCCAATGCTCGACTTGCTCAATAATTTGTTGATAGATCGGTCTATTCCCGTCATAATTCACATGCATCCTCCCTTTTCTAGTTCTTCACTGTACTGCTTTAGCCACACACTCAGCTGATAAATCTTATTTTAGAGAAAAACAAAAAAACAATTTATACCGTTGATATAAATTGTTTGAAATTGTCTTTTTATGAATCTTACCTCCAAAAATAACCAGATTATGCTATACTTTTTATACTTGAAAGGGGAGGAGAACGATCGAATTATATAAAAATAATCTGACGTTGATTAATTATTTAAAAAATGACCCTCGCAACAAATGGACTGAAAAAGCATTTAAAAAAGATTCCTTGATCATTAATGAATATGAAAAAACCGAAAATATCTATTATGTTTTAGAAGGAGTCATTTGTGTTGAAATTCTTAATGATGGCAAACGATATATCTCCTCTTTTATTTTTCAAAATGATTTTTTCGGCTTGGATAGCTTTTCCACTTTTAAACAAAAAGAACATGAGATTCGCGTTATTAGTGAACATGCTACAGTTTTTTGTTTATCTAAAAAAAAACTTCTAATTTCATTAAATGACGCTCCTGAATATTATGAATTGCTACTAACTAATTTTTCAGATATTTTTCAGCGACATTATGGTTATTTCAATTTTCTTTATTTGCCAACTACAGAACGAATAAAAAATGCATTGCATTATTTAAGTGATCATATTGGTATTGTCACTGAGATAGAGCATTTAGAATTGCCGAAATTTATCACACAAGAAACACTATCAAAATTCTGCCGTACATCTCAATCAAGAGTTTCTGTTTCTTTAAGTGAGTTAAAAAAAACAGGCTGGTTATTAAAGAAGAAAGTGCCGATTACTATAAAATGAAAAAAGAGCTAGTAACAAACAGCAATCTTCACTACTGTTTATTACTAGCTTTTTTATTGTATCAGCTCAATGGATTGTATATAGAATACTTGTCCAACTTCGTCAATTTTTCTATTTTTTTTATTTATTACATAAAATCTCTTTTTCTATTTAATAAATGAAATCACGACTTCAAATTTATCTATAATAGAATCAATTTGATATTGGTTTACATACGGGTTTGCATGTATCAATTTTGGCAGATAATCTAAACTGTTCTATTCTTTCCGAGCTATTAACTTCAGATACACAATAAAAGTACTAAAACACACTATCAATAGGAGAAGCCCCACCACTAATCCTTCAGGCAAAAATACAAATTGTATCTTGTGCTTTCCGGCTGGTATCGGTAACGTTAACAGTGCACTTTTAAAGGTAGGTATCGATACTTTTTTTCCATCAATATACGCTTTCCATCCTTTATCATAAGGAATACTGGTCAAAAGTACTTGGTCTTGTTTTAGGTCAACTGTTCCGTTGACTTTCCTCCCCTTAATCGATAACTCAATTCCTTTTTCTTTTACTTTATCAAAGGCAGCTGCAAACTTTTGTGTATCCATTAAAGCCAAATCAGGTGCTACATATTCAACTTTATTTTTGTCTTTTAAATTTGAAAAGATGGTTTTAAAACGAACAGTGCTCTCTTTGTCGTAATAACCTAGCGAATAATATTGACCAGTATCAAATGCACCAGTAGTATATGTTTCCCCATTGACTTCTACTGATAACTTTGTACTTCCTAACGTTTGGTAATTAATTGGATAAAAACTAAAATACGCTTGCTTGTTTGCAGGTATTTTTGCTTCCCACTCAACTTCCATTGGCTCTTCAATATTTTTAGGAGCGTATATTGAAATCTTCGTTTGATTTATTTTTTTTGATGTTTCTATGAGGTTTTTACTTGTTATTTGTTTTAAAGAATCGAAAGTAAAGAAATTTTCATCTGTTTCTGCTAAATGGTTAAAAAGAGTTGCTTGTGTTTCGACGGCTCCAGCCTCATAAATTTCATCGTCTGTCATTACACCTAGCGGTAATTGATAGTTATTTTCGTACAAAGAAAAATTATCAGCTGTTGCTATTTTTTTATACCCAAATTTATTCAAAGATTCTTTAGATAAATTATATTTCATGCCTATTAGTGAATCCATCAGCAATGTATTATTAGCATATCGAATGTTTAAATTTGTTCCTAAAGAACGATAACCAAGTGCATTTAAATAGTAGGAAGAATGGCGGTTGCGAATGGATGAAAACATTGAAATACCACTGTAACCATAATTAAAACTATCATTTGCTGAAACTGGATTTAAATTTTCCATCCTATAAAAAGAAGAATTATTCTCTTTTGTATAGTCCACCAATTTTTTTATAGATGAATAAGATTCATCATAGTAGTGCCTTGCTGGATAATTCCATTCACTTCCAATCCCATTGATTAATTGAAACGAGTTTATCCCCATCTCAAGTGTCACTACTAAAACAAATAACACACTAATGACCTTTCCATAGTTTGATTTTTTCTTTATAACATAAAAAATTCCCAGATAAGCAATTAGAAAGAAGATTGTCCAGATAAGAGACCAAGGATTTAGATAATCGTAAGAGCCACGATCAGTAATCATTTTTGTTCCAATAAACAATCCTAATAGAATAAGAATAATTGTAGTCAATTGATCAGCTTTTTTACTGTCGAATTTTTCCCAACCATATCCAGCTAGTAAAACTACTAAAAAA is a window encoding:
- a CDS encoding PFL family protein translates to METNQILETIRMIEEENLDIRTITMGISLLDCIDSDSDRACQKIYDKITRLAKNLVKVGEEIESEYGIPIINKRISVTPIGIVAAASSDSNYVKYAKVLDKAARAVGVNFIGGFSALVEKGYQHGDEILINSIPQALAETEFVCSSVNIGSTRAGINMDAVRHMGYVIKETAAQSDMGCAKLVVFANAVEDNPFMAGAFHGVGEADCVINVGVSGPGVVKRALEKVKGEPFDVVAEVVKQTAFKITRMGQLVGKIASERLNVPFGIVDLSLAPTPAVGDSVAYILEEMGLESVGTHGTTAALALLNDAVKKGGVMACNHVGGLSGAFIPVSEDAGMIDAVNNGALNLEKLEAMTAICSVGLDMIAIPGETSAETIAAMIADEAAIGVINHKTTAVRIIPAEGTKVGDMVEFGGLLGRAPVMKVNDYASTDFILRGGRIPAPIHSFKN
- a CDS encoding ACT domain-containing protein, giving the protein MRAVLTVIGKDKVGIIAGVSQKLAELDMNILDVSQTIMDSYFTMMMVLEISKEKSDFEEIRSELNTLGEKLGVTISIQNEEIFNVMHKL
- a CDS encoding helix-turn-helix transcriptional regulator, which translates into the protein MNSLSRLFYILHSLTLHSNIKATILAEQLEVSVRTIYRDIDTLSSLGFPVYAQSGRTGGIRLLDTHQLSATFVDDDEQDQIMLALQHLAATDLKNVTPLVNKLSSLFNKEVEPWIDIDFSTWGREDESVAIERITKAKKQKKCILFSYTNGKGKKSTREAMPNKLIFKQNAWYLAGYCCVRKTTRLFKLRRMTNLSISINDIDEAYLIKDYQPEFSKMLIEFKIKNDLLYRVQEDILDLELEEFAEYTVVKSWQVEGTWLTAYLLSFGSAIEVVKPTELKEKIKDEIMKINQIYF
- a CDS encoding DUF3224 domain-containing protein, yielding MNATFHVTKWDEQTADEQKPEFSVNRVQAEYELEGDLQGKAWIEYLLYYLESNKEDGHLATARISGFLLFEGQYKGKTGTFTAAEKGIFDKGLLDSPGMIIKSSGELLGLTGSYQYDFVGEDSKLILDFKDYE
- a CDS encoding ABC transporter permease, producing MYQLKKVSKSFMIDNKKDPVLHSIGYKKDYIKRLFRMEAIYIMVLSNVISVIFAYVIQLLANPLIESSIGFTQVIQVAPLNAFVTLAITGILGVIFALYPAAKAVKLDFITALRYE
- a CDS encoding ATP-binding cassette domain-containing protein, with amino-acid sequence MNKLQVIEIGKHYKKSIFQDLSFHLNGGQILGILGKNGTGKTTLLDCISGKKQVSAGTVQYNGYLQNSVNFKTSVAYVSTRNYFEPTETIRQILLEYRILFPTFQLEKAVEQLELWQISPKQKWQELSEGSKVKVKLVCEYAKATSLLLLDEPFAYLDYSSRIQVKKMLRKASGENKIIIVSTNFIEDMDTLFTDVLFMNPFRYCDVINLEDLRERKGKSLKEIYEEEADDSFI
- a CDS encoding GntR family transcriptional regulator, whose product is MHVNYDGNRPIYQQIIEQVEHWIASNHWQQNEKVPSVRQLAEDMEVNPTTIQRAYSVLEQEEILISQRGIGKFVTNKTEKINDLRLRLIEAHLAAFITQLRKLELTENEREHIIERIVRSANE
- a CDS encoding Crp/Fnr family transcriptional regulator, with translation MINYLKNDPRNKWTEKAFKKDSLIINEYEKTENIYYVLEGVICVEILNDGKRYISSFIFQNDFFGLDSFSTFKQKEHEIRVISEHATVFCLSKKKLLISLNDAPEYYELLLTNFSDIFQRHYGYFNFLYLPTTERIKNALHYLSDHIGIVTEIEHLELPKFITQETLSKFCRTSQSRVSVSLSELKKTGWLLKKKVPITIK
- a CDS encoding YfhO family protein, which produces MKIKIISYLKANWWMAMLSFFIPIIVLGYVYFKMGIYPGSQDRTILVSDAFSQYSNFHASFNNVLKGKQNIFYSWNASMGLNYWSFLSYYLGGIFTPLVFFFDNIQMADYLYYLTLLKIGSLGLSFWVFANQTFKIPKIAYVVLSICYALMSYVIAFSEILMWMDALMYLPLVILGIHRVMDQKKPLVLFISYFLLFISNFYMAFIVGLFSFFYFLARVLTNPKVYIKQVPMYLITSFLAGGASMVLLLPTILDLRNNGEALTPITTLLTKATGPLDIVIKNMVGVYDTTKFGSIPFLFIGLLPLIFCVYFFIATTISLKEKLCYGSLFLLLIISFYFEPLNLFWQGMHAPNMFLFRYSFLFSFLVVLLAGYGWEKFDSKKADQLTTIILILLGLFIGTKMITDRGSYDYLNPWSLIWTIFFLIAYLGIFYVIKKKSNYGKVISVLFVLVVTLEMGINSFQLINGIGSEWNYPARHYYDESYSSIKKLVDYTKENNSSFYRMENLNPVSANDSFNYGYSGISMFSSIRNRHSSYYLNALGYRSLGTNLNIRYANNTLLMDSLIGMKYNLSKESLNKFGYKKIATADNFSLYENNYQLPLGVMTDDEIYEAGAVETQATLFNHLAETDENFFTFDSLKQITSKNLIETSKKINQTKISIYAPKNIEEPMEVEWEAKIPANKQAYFSFYPINYQTLGSTKLSVEVNGETYTTGAFDTGQYYSLGYYDKESTVRFKTIFSNLKDKNKVEYVAPDLALMDTQKFAAAFDKVKEKGIELSIKGRKVNGTVDLKQDQVLLTSIPYDKGWKAYIDGKKVSIPTFKSALLTLPIPAGKHKIQFVFLPEGLVVGLLLLIVCFSTFIVYLKLIARKE